The Polynucleobacter sp. JS-JIR-5-A7 region GTCGGGCATAACTTACGGGCACGGGGGCTACCAGACCGCCATCCAGATATTCCTTGCCGCCAATCAGAGTGGGTTGGAAGACGCCAGGTACGCTGCACGATGCGCGCACTGCTTGGCCAGTATTGCCTGTACGAAATAAAACACCTTTGCCTGATTGCAATTCAGTGGCGACAATTCCTAATGGAATACGCATCTGTTCAATGGCCTTGTTTTGTACTTCTCGATTTACCATGTTTTGCAGGGCATCACCTTTAATCAGTCCGCCAAAACGTCCCGCAAATGGTAGCCCCCAGTCTGCAATCGTGGCTTCATCGAGATTGAGGGCTAGGCGATTGAGATCATTACCGGTAGCGCCAGAGGCAAGCAGGGCAGCAATGACGCTACCGGCACTGCTACCGACCACAATATCGGGGCGGATGCCTTGAGCCTCTAGGGCCTTAATTACCCCAATGTGGGCAAATCCTCTTGCTGCACCGGCACCTAAAGCCAAGCCAACTACTGGCTTTCTTGTTCCCATGAGGCCGCACGAGCTGAGGGCTCCAGCACTGAATAGGGCGCCCATACTGATGCCAAGGCCCAATAAGTGTCGTCGTTCAGGAGAAACTAGGCGTTTTGATGAAATATTGTGCATATGGCTATTGTATTGAGCCTACCTTATAATAGGTTCACGGTGAACGAAAAGGACTTCGTTGCAGCGCGGGCATATTCCCTAACTAGAAATTATGAGATGGATTGTCCGTAGTCGCTAGAAAACACCAAAACCCATTACTGAAATACATTTTTTAAAGCCCACTCAGGATTACTCCTGACAGCCCGACTTTTATGGACGATCACAACAAGCGCGTTATTGAAACAGCCCTCCTGTGCGCGCAGGAGCCACTCACGGTTGCTGACCTGTCTCGTCTATTTGTCGAGGACATCACCACTGCTGATATTGATGAGACATTGCTTGAGTTGCAGCGCGCTTGGGACAATAAAGGCATGGAGCTGGTGCATATTGCAACTGGCTGGCGCTTCCAGAGTCGTTTATCGATGCGTGAGTATCTTGATCGCTTAACGCCTGAGAAGCCACCGAAGTACTCCCGTGCAGTGATGGAGACCTTGGCAATTATTGCCTATCGTCAACCAGTCACTCGTGGTGAGATTGAAGAAATTCGTGGTGTTGCTGTGAGTAGCAACGTGATGAAGCAATTAGAAGACCGTGGTTGGGTGGAAGTGATTGGCCATAAAGATACGATTGGCCGCCCTGGTTTGTATGCCACCACTAAACAATTTTTAGACGACTTGAGTCTGACTAATCTTCAAAGCCTGCCTATGTTGGAAGATGCAGCGCCGATGGCTGCTGCTGAACAATTAGGTCAGGTTGTCATGGAATTTGATCCTACTGCCACAGTAGAAACCGTTGTGATTGAAGAGTCTGAAGAAGTGGTAGTTGAAGAAAGCTCCGAAATCATCGCTGAAGAAGTTACCCCCGAGTCTGAAAACCCATCAGACGAAACAAAATAATTATTAATGACAAGTTCTAACGAAAACGATTCAACTCCAGTAGTACCTGCAGCAACGCCATCACATACTGATACAGGTTCTTCTCATGCAGAAGGCTCTCAGGGTGAGGGAGGTGAACGCCCGACACGAGATGATCGTGGCCCACGTCATCCCCGTCGCGCTGGAACAGGTAAGCACCCTTTTAATAAGAAGCGCCCCTTTAATAAGGACAAGCCTCGTCGTGAAGGTGAGACCTCGCAAGGTCCGCGTGAAGGTGGTGGCAATCATGCGGCTAAGTTAGCCCCAAATCCTGCAGACGTTGAAGCATTGTTTGCTTCGGTGGTGTCTGGTGAGTTTGATGCAGCCCTTGATGCGCCAGAAGCATTAGAGGTTAAAAATTCAGATGGCTTCAATGAGAATGAAATCTCTCATCAAACAGGTGCCGAGCGTCGCGCACAACGCGCACATGGTGCTCGCGAGGATGAAGATCCAGATGCGCCTACTGAAGAAGAGATGAGCAGTTTGCAGTTTACAAACATCGATGAATTGCCTCTCAGTTTGCGTGATGAAGTATGGTCTGACCTCGATGGTTTAGATGATGATGCTGATGACGAAGATACCGTCAAGCTCCATAAAGTGTTAGCAGATGCTGGCATGGGCTCACGCCGTGACATGGAAGATTTGATTGTGCAAGGGCGCGTATCAGTTAATAGTTTGCCTGCACATATCGGCCAACGTATTGGACCTACAGATCAGGTGCGCATTAATGGCAAGCAAGTGCATCGTAAGATTCAGACTAAGCCACCACGCGTCATTTTGTATCACAAGCCTGCTGGCGAAATCGTAAGCCAATCTGATCCAGAGGGTCGTCCAACCGTATTTGATCGCCTGCCAAAGCCTCGTCAAGGTCGCTGGATCGCAGTTGGTCGCTTGGACTTTAATACTGAAGGCTTGTTATTGTTCACCACCTCTGGTGAATTGGCTAATCGTTTAATGCATCCGCGTTATGGTGTGGAGCGAGAATACGCAGTGCGTATTTTGGGTGAGCTAAGTCAAGACAACACTGCACAATTAAAGAGTGGTATCAAGCTCGATGATGGTCAAGCACGTTTTTTACGGTTATCAATGGGTGGTGGCGATGGTGCAAACCGTTGGTATCACGTTGCTTTAACAGAAGGTCGTAATCGTGAAGTGCGTCGCATGTTTGAAGCAGTAGGTCACACGGTTTCTCGTTTGATTCGGACACGTTATGGCATGTTCCTTTTACCTCCACGTTTAAGGCGGGGAAAATGGGAGGAAGTTGAGGCCGGTGGCATCTATAACTTGATGAAGTCTGCTGGCTTAAAAATGCCACAGCCGCAAGATAAGAGTCGCAATCCAAATGCTGGTGGACAAAGTTGTAATCCTGCTAGCGCAGATTTCCAACCCGATCCAATGCAAACCTCGGTTTCTTATTGGGGCTCACGCGATGCTTTAACCCTAGCGAGTGGTCATAACGGTTTGACTCACCAAGGTAGGGGCGGCAAACCTGGCGGCAGTGGGTCTGGCGAAGGACGCGGTCCTTTCCGGGGTCGCACCCAAGGCGGTCGACCTGGTCAAGGCGGTGGTCAAGGCGGCCAAGGTGGCCAGGGTGGAAATGGCCAAGGCCGCAATAAAGGTAAAAAAGTACACCATGGTCAATCTGCATTTGTGACCGCCAACCCCCAAAGCCCTGGAAATGGGCCTAAGCGCGGCGCACCAAAAGGCCGAAAACCTTTTAATAAGGGCCCTAGAAAGCCCCGAAATCCTGGCGAAAGCTTCTGATTTCTAACAGTTTTCTCTAAAAATAAGCTATAATTTTGGTCTTGCAGCACAAACATGCTGCAAGTGTTGTTACCGACTGATGTTGCGATCAACGTAAGTCGGCCTGTTCTGAATTTCGAGAATATGGGCTTTGAAGCCCATTTTTTTTTGCCGTTTTGGTTTGAAGGGAAGTTGTGAGGGATCAGAAGATCATCTCTGCAGAGTTGGAGAACTTGGGCTACACGCTAGTCGATATTGAGCGTGAAGCTGGAGGATTACTGCGCGTCACAATTGAAAACCCGGATTACGAGCGTTTGATTACTGTTTTGGATTGCGAGAAGGTAAGTCATCAATTGAGTTACACCTTGCCGGTAGAAAACATTCCTTACGAGCGTTTGGAAATTTCTTCCCCAGGCCTGGATCGTCCCGTTAAGACAGCAGTTGATTTTGAGCGCTTCACTGGAATGGAAGTAGATTTGAAGTTGCGTGTTGCTGTTGGTAGTCGTAAGAATTTTCGTGGTGTATTGCAAGGTTTGCTGAGTGGTGAATTGAATTCACTGGATGCGAAATTTGGTTTGGTATTTGAGGGTGCTGATGGTCAGCCCTCTCAATTGGAGTTTTCTTTGGCCGAGGTCGATAAGACTCGGTTGGTCCCTGTTATTGATTTCAAAGGAAGAAAGTCATGAGCCGAGAAGTTCTCATGTTGGCAGACGCCCTAGCGCGTGAAAAGAACGTTGATCAAGCCATTGTGTTTGAGGCGCTTGAAATGGCGTTGGCATCAGCCACTAAGAAGCGTTACGCAACTGAAGATGTGGATATTCGTGTATCTATCGACCGTGAGTCTGGTGAATACGAAACCTTCCGCCGTTGGTTGGTGGTTCCTGATGAAGCCGGTTTGCAAGAGCCAGATAAAGAGATATTGCAATTTGAAGCCAAAGAGCAAATTCCAGATATGGAAGTAGGCGACTATATTGAAGAGCAAATCGAATCTTTAGCTTTCGGTCGTATCGGTGCACAGGCTGCTAAGCAAGTCATCTTGCAACGTATTCGTGATGCTGAGCGTGAACAGATTTTGAATGATTACCTCGAGCGTGGCGAAAAAGTCATGACGGGTACCGTTAAGCGTGCTGACAAGAATGGTTTGATTATTGAATCTGGCCGTGTTGAGGCATTGCTGCGTCGTGATCAAATGATTCCTAAAGAGAATTTGCGTTCTGGTGATCGCGTACGTGCATACATCCTCAAAGTGGATCGTGAAGCCCGTGGCCCACAGATCGAACTATCCCGTACTTGCCCAGACTTCTTGATCAAGTTGTTTGAGAACGAAGTTCCAGAGATGGAGCAGGGCTTGCTAGAGATTAAGGGTGCCGCCCGTGATCCTGGCATCCGCGCAAAGATTGCGGTGGTGACTTATGACAAGCGTATTGACCCAATCGGAACATGCGTTGGTGTGCGTGGCACACGCGTTACTGCAGTGCGTAATGAAGTGGCTGGCGAAGCGGTTGATATCGTATTGTGGTCGGAAGACCCAGCGCAGTTTGTGATTGGTGCTTTGGCACCAGCACAAGTATCTTCAATCGTGGTGGACGAAGAGCGTCACGCCATGGACGTGGTGGTGGATGAAGAGAACTTGGCAATCGCCATTGGCCGTAGCGGACAAAACGTTCGTTTGGCAAGTGATTTGACTGGTTGGCAAATCAACATCATGACTCCTGAAGAGTCTGCTGAGAAAACTGAAAAAGAGGCTTCTTCCGTACGCCAATTGTTTATGGACAAATTGGACGTAGACCAAGAGGTGGCTGATATTTTGATTGAGGAAGGTTTCAATACATTGGAAGAAGTGGCTTATGTGCCATTGTCTGAAATGTTAGAAATTGATTCATTCGATGAAGATACTGTGAATGAGTTGCGTACCCGCGCACGTGATTCCTTGTTGACGATGGAGTTAGCAAAAGAGGAGCGTATTGGCGAGGTGTCACAAGACCTACGTTCCCTAGAAGGAATGACCACAGAATTGATTGCCAAGCTTGCTGACAATCAAGTACATACCCGTGACGACCTTGCTGAACTGGCTGTTGATGAGCTAGTTGAGGCGACACAAATTGACGAAGAAACTGCGAAAACGCTCATCATGAAAGCGCGCGAACATTGGTTTACTTCATGAGAGGAAGTAGTGCATGGCAACAACAACAGTAAAAGTACTCGCTAAGGAACTGAAAAGAACTGCGGCTGACCTCTTGGATCAATTGAAGGCAGCCGGGATCGATAAAGGTTCTGAGGATGACAGCATTACCGATAAGGACAAAACTGCCTTGCTCGAGTATTTGCAAAAAGCACATGGCAATACTGAAGCAGGGGCTCGTAAGAAGATCACTTTGATCAAGCGCGAGAACTCTGAGATTCGTCAAGCAGACTCTGCTGGACGTACTCGTACTGTGCAGGTTGAAGTTCGTAAAAAACGTGTGCTAGTAAAAGCAGGAGATAAAGCACCTGTAGCTGAGGAAGCTCCAGCAAAATCAGCTAAAGCAGCTTCGCCAACTAAACCAATTTTGTCAGAAGAGGAATTGGAAAAACGCGCCGCTGAAGCCACACGTCAAGCCGAGCTATTAGCTCGTCAAGAAGCAGAGATGAAGGCGGCTGAAGAAGCGCGTCAAAAAGAAGCTGCTGCTCCTGCTGAGGATGACAGCAAAGCTTCTGACGCTGCAGCTGTTGAGAAAAAAGCAAAGGCAGATAAAGCTGCAAAAGAATTAGCTGCCAGCAAAGAAAAAGAGTTGGCGGATATTCGTTCACGTCGTGCAACTGCTGAGGCAGAAGCCTTAGCCATTCGTGACATGATGAGTGCGCCTGCTCGTGTCCTGAAGGCTCCAAGCGAGATTGCTGCTGAAGATGCGAAAAAAGGGACTTTACATAAGCCTGCTAAAGCTGAAGGTGCTGAAGATAAGAAAAAATCACCCGCTAAAGTTGGTGGCAAAACGATTAAGTCTTCCGAGACTTCATCTACTTGGCAAGAAGAGGGCGCTAAAAAACCAGGCGGTCTGAAGACCCGTGGCGATACCTCTGGTGGTGTGGGTGGTTGGCGTTCAGGTGGCGGTCGTAAGAAGCAGCGTCAAATCGCTGAAGCGAACGTCGATACCAACTTCCAAGTGCCAACTGAGCCAGTAGTGCGTGATGTGCATGTTCCAGAAACGATTACCGTGGCTGAGCTTGCTCACGCTATGGCAGTCAAGAGCGCAGAAGTCATTAAGTTATTGATGGGTATGGGCCAAATGGTTACCATCAATCAAGTGCTGGACCAAGATACCGCGATGATCATTGTTGAAGAGATGGGTCATAAAGCCCACGCTGCAAAATTAGATGATCCGGATTT contains the following coding sequences:
- a CDS encoding pseudouridine synthase, with translation MTSSNENDSTPVVPAATPSHTDTGSSHAEGSQGEGGERPTRDDRGPRHPRRAGTGKHPFNKKRPFNKDKPRREGETSQGPREGGGNHAAKLAPNPADVEALFASVVSGEFDAALDAPEALEVKNSDGFNENEISHQTGAERRAQRAHGAREDEDPDAPTEEEMSSLQFTNIDELPLSLRDEVWSDLDGLDDDADDEDTVKLHKVLADAGMGSRRDMEDLIVQGRVSVNSLPAHIGQRIGPTDQVRINGKQVHRKIQTKPPRVILYHKPAGEIVSQSDPEGRPTVFDRLPKPRQGRWIAVGRLDFNTEGLLLFTTSGELANRLMHPRYGVEREYAVRILGELSQDNTAQLKSGIKLDDGQARFLRLSMGGGDGANRWYHVALTEGRNREVRRMFEAVGHTVSRLIRTRYGMFLLPPRLRRGKWEEVEAGGIYNLMKSAGLKMPQPQDKSRNPNAGGQSCNPASADFQPDPMQTSVSYWGSRDALTLASGHNGLTHQGRGGKPGGSGSGEGRGPFRGRTQGGRPGQGGGQGGQGGQGGNGQGRNKGKKVHHGQSAFVTANPQSPGNGPKRGAPKGRKPFNKGPRKPRNPGESF
- the nusA gene encoding transcription termination factor NusA gives rise to the protein MSREVLMLADALAREKNVDQAIVFEALEMALASATKKRYATEDVDIRVSIDRESGEYETFRRWLVVPDEAGLQEPDKEILQFEAKEQIPDMEVGDYIEEQIESLAFGRIGAQAAKQVILQRIRDAEREQILNDYLERGEKVMTGTVKRADKNGLIIESGRVEALLRRDQMIPKENLRSGDRVRAYILKVDREARGPQIELSRTCPDFLIKLFENEVPEMEQGLLEIKGAARDPGIRAKIAVVTYDKRIDPIGTCVGVRGTRVTAVRNEVAGEAVDIVLWSEDPAQFVIGALAPAQVSSIVVDEERHAMDVVVDEENLAIAIGRSGQNVRLASDLTGWQINIMTPEESAEKTEKEASSVRQLFMDKLDVDQEVADILIEEGFNTLEEVAYVPLSEMLEIDSFDEDTVNELRTRARDSLLTMELAKEERIGEVSQDLRSLEGMTTELIAKLADNQVHTRDDLAELAVDELVEATQIDEETAKTLIMKAREHWFTS
- the scpB gene encoding SMC-Scp complex subunit ScpB; protein product: MDDHNKRVIETALLCAQEPLTVADLSRLFVEDITTADIDETLLELQRAWDNKGMELVHIATGWRFQSRLSMREYLDRLTPEKPPKYSRAVMETLAIIAYRQPVTRGEIEEIRGVAVSSNVMKQLEDRGWVEVIGHKDTIGRPGLYATTKQFLDDLSLTNLQSLPMLEDAAPMAAAEQLGQVVMEFDPTATVETVVIEESEEVVVEESSEIIAEEVTPESENPSDETK
- a CDS encoding patatin-like phospholipase family protein — protein: MHNISSKRLVSPERRHLLGLGISMGALFSAGALSSCGLMGTRKPVVGLALGAGAARGFAHIGVIKALEAQGIRPDIVVGSSAGSVIAALLASGATGNDLNRLALNLDEATIADWGLPFAGRFGGLIKGDALQNMVNREVQNKAIEQMRIPLGIVATELQSGKGVLFRTGNTGQAVRASCSVPGVFQPTLIGGKEYLDGGLVAPVPVSYARQMGATLVIAVNISSEPVHQDASGTFGVLQQTISIMQRSINQYELKSADIVITPQLKQMSSGDFKSRNAAILAGEVASQEQMALIKEKLKG
- the rimP gene encoding ribosome maturation factor RimP; translation: MRDQKIISAELENLGYTLVDIEREAGGLLRVTIENPDYERLITVLDCEKVSHQLSYTLPVENIPYERLEISSPGLDRPVKTAVDFERFTGMEVDLKLRVAVGSRKNFRGVLQGLLSGELNSLDAKFGLVFEGADGQPSQLEFSLAEVDKTRLVPVIDFKGRKS